Genomic segment of Synechococcus sp. A18-25c:
TCGTCGAGTGCCTGCAGGTATTCACTGCCGTTGAGGGCCGCTGTGGCCACGCCTTGATCGCGGATGCGACGGTTTGCCTGTCGGAATGCATCCGGAAACTCATTCATCATCACGCCGCCGTTTTCGCCATCTGCGATCTGGGTGACCAGCGAAGGCACTTGCACGCCTCCGATGCATTGACGCTCAAGCCCAAGGGCTTCTGCGCACGGTTGCATCTGGCCAACGAGTTTGGTGTCTGATCCCTGGGTCTTGATCAGGGCGATCATGCTGACTTCGTCGCCTGTGGATGAGCGAGCCATGAGCCGATTGGGCACATAACGCTGGTGTGCGCTCAGCGTCGAGCCATCCCGTTGTTCAACGCTGTGTTCTTGAACCATTAACCACCGGTATCCCGCATCGCGCAGGGCATGGAGCAGTGCAAACAGGGTGTCGGGATGGTTGGGGAGATGCATTTCTGGCAGTGAAAAACCGCGAACGCGGCGAAGGGCATCGTTTCCGAACAGCCGGGCGAATTGGTGCTGCCAGGCCCTGATCTGCAAGCTCAGATCGGGGATGGGTGTGGATGGCGCGACGGCATGTCCCCAGAAGCTGCCGAGCCATTCCACATGCTGTTGCATTGCGTCATTACAGGCGAGAAATCGCAGAGATTGAATGATGTCTTCTCGTCCCATCTGCGCAAGCCCCCAGAGGAGATTGCCGGAGTAATCGAGCATGATTCGTGGCTCACATCCTTCCTCGATCAGTTCGGGAATCAGATCAGCCATGCGCCGATAGCAGTGCGCAAAGGCTTCAGCGTTGTGGTTATCTCCTTCGTCTGAATGATCGAACATGTATTGCAGGTGAGAGATCAACTCTCCATGAGGGCCGGCTGGCACCGTTGGCTGATGCATGTGGAGGGCGCACGCGAACGCCGAGCGCAAATGCCTTGT
This window contains:
- a CDS encoding glycosyl hydrolase family 57 gives rise to the protein MAEQSDYLSICGREQSIQSLMQNREYFWQASESHDTRHLRSAFACALHMHQPTVPAGPHGELISHLQYMFDHSDEGDNHNAEAFAHCYRRMADLIPELIEEGCEPRIMLDYSGNLLWGLAQMGREDIIQSLRFLACNDAMQQHVEWLGSFWGHAVAPSTPIPDLSLQIRAWQHQFARLFGNDALRRVRGFSLPEMHLPNHPDTLFALLHALRDAGYRWLMVQEHSVEQRDGSTLSAHQRYVPNRLMARSSTGDEVSMIALIKTQGSDTKLVGQMQPCAEALGLERQCIGGVQVPSLVTQIADGENGGVMMNEFPDAFRQANRRIRDQGVATAALNGSEYLQALDDLQVSWDALPQIQAVHQHKLWTHLGAATKPSNLNDAIAALQKQDQSLAMEGASWTNDLSWVRGYENVLEPMQQLSATFHQVFDTRRSEQPSITTTDLYRDALLHLLLLETSCFRYWGQGLWTDFAREIHRRGESLLLAARSA